A stretch of the Thiomicrorhabdus indica genome encodes the following:
- a CDS encoding YcjX family protein codes for MKNLLNNLSQGLENFANSGVDSLESLLSRQTHNVIITGLSRSGKSMFFTTLMTLFGQRANSANGTSDHLPLLSSLPLDLVESFELRPISGEESFPIDDCLAKLQNQQWPASTDQVYGFELVLTLRQTRVLKRLINKTNKVVFRFYDYPGEWLTDLPMLHKEFVHWSDSAWSQQSNPPQKFYAQGWQAFVEQFDFDLSPESARVEEYIQNFRHYLQTAKDNGITLLQPGSMLMEAQTFNWTVNGFAPLPSSVSSDPEHPWTRLFNENFELFKKLWLKPLQENYFLKADKQIIMLDLHEGLSHSRAHLNQLKETISNLANSFVYGANKWYKPKILFGDQISKVAFVATKSDLIPHAQQGNFLKLLQEITSGVRAHLKDHDVDFQHFLISAIQVTDPGECENCLRFTDTHNDYQEWELEPLPCSLKELEPNQTYPVMPAAVPKDVMNRMYHAQGIDRLIEYLIKT; via the coding sequence GTGAAAAACTTATTGAACAATTTATCTCAAGGCTTGGAAAACTTTGCAAACTCCGGTGTGGATTCTCTGGAGAGCTTGTTGAGCCGACAGACTCATAATGTCATTATTACGGGGCTTAGCCGAAGCGGTAAATCAATGTTTTTTACGACCTTAATGACTTTGTTTGGTCAGAGAGCTAATTCAGCTAATGGAACCTCTGACCATTTACCTCTGCTTTCTAGCTTGCCGTTAGACTTGGTTGAATCGTTTGAATTACGTCCAATCTCTGGGGAAGAGAGCTTTCCGATCGATGATTGTCTAGCAAAATTGCAAAATCAACAATGGCCTGCTTCAACGGATCAAGTTTACGGGTTTGAGTTGGTGTTAACACTCAGGCAAACGCGAGTATTGAAGCGATTGATTAATAAAACAAACAAGGTCGTTTTTCGTTTTTATGATTATCCTGGGGAGTGGTTAACGGATTTACCGATGCTACACAAAGAATTTGTGCATTGGTCAGATTCTGCTTGGTCGCAGCAGTCCAATCCTCCACAAAAATTCTATGCCCAAGGCTGGCAAGCATTTGTTGAGCAGTTTGATTTTGATTTGTCACCTGAAAGTGCCAGAGTTGAAGAGTACATTCAAAATTTTCGGCATTATTTACAAACTGCGAAAGACAATGGCATCACTCTCTTACAACCGGGTTCTATGCTAATGGAGGCTCAGACTTTTAATTGGACAGTGAATGGATTTGCTCCATTGCCCAGTTCAGTGAGTAGTGATCCTGAACATCCGTGGACTCGACTGTTTAATGAGAATTTTGAGCTGTTTAAAAAGCTCTGGCTAAAACCGTTGCAGGAAAACTACTTTTTAAAAGCGGATAAGCAGATCATTATGCTGGATTTGCATGAAGGTTTGAGTCACAGTCGAGCGCATTTGAATCAACTCAAAGAAACAATCAGTAATCTTGCCAATAGTTTCGTTTATGGTGCGAATAAATGGTACAAACCCAAAATTTTGTTTGGCGATCAAATCTCTAAAGTGGCCTTTGTGGCAACAAAATCTGATTTGATACCACACGCTCAACAAGGCAATTTTTTAAAGTTGCTGCAAGAAATTACTAGTGGTGTGCGCGCTCATCTAAAGGATCATGATGTTGATTTCCAACACTTTCTGATCTCTGCCATTCAGGTGACAGATCCAGGTGAGTGTGAAAATTGTTTACGCTTTACGGACACTCATAACGATTATCAAGAATGGGAACTTGAACCGTTGCCATGTTCTTTGAAAGAGCTTGAACCGAATCAGACTTATCCGGTGATGCCTGCCGCAGTTCCCAAGGATGTTATGAACCGAATGTACCATGCGCAAGGCATTGATCGTTTAATAGAATATCTAATCAAAACTTAA